One window of Botrimarina mediterranea genomic DNA carries:
- a CDS encoding DoxX family protein, producing MTQPSKASFIAGWVLSVLLTVFLCGLSASGKFMDFPNKAEIMGKFGYPDDVMKWIGMVEIAVTILFLIPQTAFIGAILLTAYLGGATATHVRIEDPFYMPIIMGVVVWIALGLRKPDVFQLAFGYDKCVADPQAKDV from the coding sequence ATGACCCAACCTTCCAAAGCCTCCTTCATCGCCGGTTGGGTGTTGAGTGTGTTACTCACCGTGTTTCTCTGCGGTCTGAGCGCGTCGGGTAAGTTCATGGACTTCCCTAACAAGGCCGAGATCATGGGAAAGTTCGGCTATCCCGACGACGTGATGAAGTGGATCGGCATGGTCGAGATCGCGGTAACCATCCTGTTCCTCATCCCGCAAACGGCGTTCATCGGCGCCATCTTGCTCACCGCCTACCTCGGCGGCGCGACCGCGACGCACGTGCGTATCGAAGACCCCTTCTACATGCCGATCATCATGGGCGTCGTCGTGTGGATCGCGCTGGGGCTGCGCAAGCCCGATGTCTTCCAGCTCGCCTTCGGCTACGACAAGTGCGTCGCCGATCCGCAAGCGAAAGACGTTTGA
- a CDS encoding co-chaperone GroES: MATAAKKKSKVKLEPMGDKVVVERVESSDKTAGGIFLPDSSKEKPNRGKIVAVGPGKLLDDGKRGPLQVKVGDEVLFTTYAPETIEIDDEEFLLMSESDILAVVE, from the coding sequence ATGGCGACCGCTGCCAAAAAGAAGTCAAAGGTCAAGCTCGAGCCGATGGGCGACAAGGTCGTCGTCGAGCGCGTCGAATCGTCCGACAAGACCGCCGGCGGCATCTTTCTGCCCGACTCGTCGAAGGAAAAGCCCAACCGCGGCAAGATCGTCGCCGTCGGTCCCGGCAAGCTGCTCGATGACGGCAAGCGCGGCCCCCTGCAGGTGAAGGTCGGCGACGAGGTCCTCTTCACGACCTACGCCCCCGAAACCATCGAGATCGACGACGAGGAGTTCCTCCTCATGAGCGAGAGCGACATCCTCGCCGTGGTTGAGTGA
- a CDS encoding FkbM family methyltransferase: MKLREFVYLFGLKPSPRTYGYDVRTADLGPDGVVSYAQWLHPKAYRCEVTAALIAEHRQFVRPGDFCIDVGAHSGDTSLPLGIAAGVEGCVLAMEPNRYVFPTLQANADLNRKIANIVPVMAAATPEDGAFTFSYGDPGFCNGGDAADQSWLRRRRMLTLEVQGLNLNELLHRDFADRIDRLRFVKTDTEGHDLEVLESIADLIRKKRPYLHCEVFKHSPSERRRDLHAFLVAMGYDVHLVSDDGGFRGRKVSEDDLCAVDHCDILAAPKKGVALAA, from the coding sequence GTGAAGTTACGCGAGTTCGTTTACCTCTTCGGACTGAAACCGAGCCCGCGTACGTACGGCTACGACGTCCGCACCGCGGACCTTGGTCCTGATGGCGTCGTTTCCTACGCGCAGTGGCTGCACCCGAAAGCTTATCGCTGTGAGGTGACTGCGGCTCTCATCGCCGAGCACCGACAGTTCGTGCGCCCAGGCGACTTCTGTATCGATGTCGGCGCACACAGCGGCGACACCAGCCTGCCGCTGGGTATCGCCGCCGGCGTTGAGGGGTGTGTGCTCGCAATGGAGCCCAACCGCTACGTCTTCCCGACGCTGCAGGCGAACGCCGACCTCAATCGCAAGATCGCCAACATCGTCCCCGTAATGGCTGCCGCAACGCCCGAGGACGGCGCGTTCACTTTCAGCTATGGCGACCCCGGATTCTGCAACGGCGGCGACGCCGCCGACCAGTCGTGGCTACGCCGTCGGCGGATGCTGACGCTCGAAGTGCAGGGGCTCAATCTCAACGAACTCTTGCACCGCGACTTTGCCGACCGGATCGACCGCTTGCGGTTTGTGAAGACCGACACCGAGGGTCACGACCTGGAAGTGCTCGAATCGATCGCCGACCTCATCCGCAAGAAACGTCCGTACCTCCACTGCGAGGTCTTCAAGCACTCACCCTCCGAGCGACGCCGCGACCTACACGCCTTCCTCGTCGCGATGGGCTACGACGTTCACCTCGTGTCCGATGACGGCGGCTTCCGCGGTCGGAAAGTCAGCGAAGATGACCTCTGCGCCGTCGACCACTGCGACATCCTCGCCGCGCCGAAGAAGGGCGTCGCGCTGGCTGCCTAA